One stretch of Mycolicibacterium fallax DNA includes these proteins:
- a CDS encoding mammalian cell entry protein: MSADSERRPRRRAARAAGPTGAAGTVVKTAVVPAAVEPVDVTDEAAGPARPKTPAPPVRGRRAPNRRLVGILTLVVGLLATAGLGGAVALAAIDRHDITATVDRQQRFVDTARQFVVNMFSYTQENVDESVERFVGSTSGPLRDMFSQNNNAETLKALYRDTNASSEAVINGAALEDIDETAGNASVLVAVRVTVTDLDGVNKPSQAFRLRVVVHEDDDDVMTAYDLKYPEGGN; encoded by the coding sequence GTGAGCGCGGACTCCGAACGCCGGCCACGCCGGCGGGCGGCCCGCGCCGCGGGCCCGACCGGCGCGGCGGGCACCGTCGTGAAGACCGCCGTCGTGCCGGCCGCGGTCGAGCCGGTGGACGTCACAGACGAGGCCGCCGGGCCGGCCCGGCCGAAGACCCCGGCGCCGCCGGTCCGCGGCCGCCGGGCCCCGAACCGGCGGCTGGTGGGCATCCTCACCCTGGTGGTGGGGCTGCTGGCGACCGCGGGGCTGGGCGGCGCGGTGGCCCTGGCGGCGATCGACCGGCACGACATCACCGCGACCGTCGACCGCCAGCAGCGCTTCGTCGACACCGCCCGGCAGTTCGTGGTGAACATGTTCAGCTACACCCAGGAAAATGTCGACGAAAGCGTGGAACGGTTCGTCGGCAGCACCAGCGGCCCGCTGCGGGACATGTTCAGCCAGAACAACAACGCCGAGACGCTCAAGGCGCTGTACCGGGACACCAACGCGAGCTCCGAGGCGGTGATCAACGGTGCCGCGCTGGAGGACATCGACGAGACCGCGGGCAACGCCTCGGTGCTGGTGGCGGTGCGGGTCACCGTCACCGACCTGGACGGGGTGAACAAGCCGTCCCAGGCGTTCCGGCTGCGGGTGGTGGTGCACGAGGACGACGACGACGTCATGACGGCCTACGACCTGAAGTACCCGGAGGGCGGCAACTAG
- a CDS encoding mammalian cell entry protein, translating to MSDTRGLLTRLAAAVAVPVLIGAAGTAGWLYWDASSTRAAQDTSVQLRKLATEEVPKVFGFDYQTVERAMMDVGTLLTPDYRREFADRAKKDIIPAARERQLVTQANVTGAGVLEAGRNSGSVLVFLNRTVTDKSKQSSYDGSRLRVDYQRVDGDWLISYIAPI from the coding sequence ATGTCCGACACACGAGGGCTGCTGACCCGGCTGGCGGCCGCCGTCGCGGTACCGGTGCTGATCGGCGCGGCGGGCACCGCCGGCTGGCTGTACTGGGACGCCAGCTCCACCCGGGCCGCCCAGGACACCAGCGTGCAACTGCGCAAACTGGCCACCGAAGAGGTGCCCAAGGTGTTCGGTTTCGACTACCAGACCGTGGAACGCGCCATGATGGACGTCGGCACGCTGCTCACCCCGGACTACCGGCGCGAGTTCGCCGACCGGGCCAAAAAAGACATCATCCCGGCCGCCCGGGAACGCCAGCTGGTCACCCAGGCCAACGTGACCGGCGCCGGTGTGCTCGAAGCCGGACGCAACTCGGGATCGGTGCTGGTGTTCCTGAACCGCACCGTGACCGACAAGTCCAAGCAGTCCAGCTACGACGGCAGCCGGCTGCGGGTGGACTACCAGCGGGTCGACGGCGACTGGCTGATCAGCTACATCGCGCCGATCTAG